The Mercenaria mercenaria strain notata chromosome 1, MADL_Memer_1, whole genome shotgun sequence nucleotide sequence atggtttttttttattagcactaattggctataattggtatttgacattaaaaaacccatcaaaataaaaatctatttttgcgTCCAAAACttggcaaagaaatgtggtttaaatatatacatgtaatgttggaagttaacaaatatcttgcaaataagcaaaaaaggttacaaagaattgaggctaacagtTCTAAACAAGaagggtcatcaatatttaaatttctgtgttcatctaagaatttctgttcattccatctattgtccattttgagcgtcagcatgactccatatcgcatttaatgttttgtttcaacaacagtccaattacttttgccagccacagcatcaattgtttgatacaaaaaaagaaacactggTATTCttctccaaaaggtaagatctgtgatTTGGGTTTGGaaaaaaccagttataacccacatttgcttttcacatttgtaaaataatgtagcattactttttaatgtagttttaaaaacccacctcccgaggtagtcttaatgctacattacagaaaccacttgacctttacaaaattcacgttttaaaACCACATATAGGTGGACGaaacgagtttaaaaaaaaaaacccaagttAAATGTGGGAaataaaaacgtagtctgaacacggtattagttgttatattggaaaacagctttcctgTTTTTAatacaaagagttataaaaataaagtttatttatagtTCTTTGTTTTATAAGACAAATTTATTGAGAGTTAAAAAATTTCCCTGACTTTAAAAatttggattaaagattaaataaaaaacaaaaaaaacacaaactaatTTGAAAAAGATTAATACATCGCTGGACAACAATCGATTGATTTCCCCACACCTGTAAAtaacatggatttttttttgacaatcGTGATATCGAAAAAACCCTAGGTGTGGAAAACAGTATAGGTAAGTTGACGGCCTGAAAAACtcaatcgagctaaacaaaatacgAGCTAATCTTTTGGggtaatgaaaaataattacattaagttaaatagggaaaaatcgggaccgactcaaacacatcgtgctaaccggagtatcgagctaaccgatatcgaggtaacaatattcaactgtatttgtaaaacagaaatcacTGCAATGCAGTACGAAGTAGAAATATGCTGTATTTTGAGTAACAACACAGTCAAGTTCAGCTTTTAATGATGGAAGAAGACACCAGGAGCGCCTTTGGGATTTATTTCAGAAAAGGAAGTGTACTTCGGTATAACCACTGACTTTCAACAAGCCAACTTGATGATGTCCTCATATGACAACAGGCTTGAAACAATAGAGGTGATTAGGTTGTGATTCAAGTGCAATCACTTGAACCACTGAGTTCAACTTGTCCAAGAAAGTATACTCaaaaacagtctgaccaagtttgataaacatTGCATAAGAAGTGCTTGCTCTAGTTACTGAGTGGATCAATCGTCagtgtaattcaagggccataactctggatccaCTTGAGCAATCTGGCTGGATATTAAATGTGGCCAAGATATTACACCTATAAGAACATATCAGAGCatgttttgtgaatattttatgaGAATTGCTAAACTAAAAGAACAGACATATTTAGTGGTACTACCTGCTGCAGATGTTTTTAACAGTCTTGTTTCACTAGGGTATTAGAAAtctaattgtgacatttttaagTTCATGTGTAATCAAAAAGCAGGAGTAAACTTTCTAGCACATGACTTTTCTCAAAGAAAAACAGTTTCTATAATCTTTTCAAACTTTGAAGTACATCATACCGTAAAACCATTAAACACATTTTCTATAACACTTCGACACTCCCGCTCTCATGTTCTCTTCAAAGCTTTATGAATCAAGGTAGTATTACCAGAGTAATTATGTAATTTATCAGGTAATACCATAAAAGGCAGGTATTACATCCTTGATTTATAGAGCACCTCTAGTCAGGCAATATGGCCATATAATTGTATCAATGACAAAAAATAGTGTTTATACATTTTCAGCTTCACTAATCAAAGATTTAGTAAGAAATTAATGCGTGTATATAGGCAGTTTTCTATGACTTGCGTCACATTCTGACTAAGCACATTTTGAATAAGTGTTTTCTTAGTTTTTTCctaaatacaaatgaaatgacgctgtattttaaaatcatgcattGTAAAAGTTACTTATTATTTAATACTTTTAGAGTTCTGTCATGCTATAGTCTGTAAGGATTTTGCAATTTGGCAAGGTTTGCACTGTAGCTGCTTCATACCAACTTGCTCTATACAGAGCATAAGAGTGACACTTTTTGAACTTAGAAGCATATTACCTCAGTCTTAATCATGTGCTTTCTGCATGGCTTATATAGGGTCATTTTCTGAAAGTAAAGTGCTGGAAAATGCACACTGTAACACTACAACATAGAAAATATTCTGCTTTCTGATTGAATTTCTGTCTCACAATATATAAAAATTTCACATCTCATTTGTATTGAGACAACATTAGATATTCCAGAAAAGACTTTGATTGAACATGTCCATAATTCTCTATCAAGTGAAGTTTGACCCTCTCCACTATGGACTTCCTAATGCACTAAATAAAGATTTGTCccaagaaataatttatttgtgCAAGTTAGTTGCTGAAGAATTAATTTGCCATGAGTTGTCATTGAATGGAATGGTCTCCTTAGCTGCCAATGAAGCTTTTTGCCCTACAGAAGAGTACAGTGTCTACCCATCAAAGACAGGACTTTGACTGTTTGAAAGTTAAATTGATATGCTTTCATACTATGACCTTTAAAAAAGTGCTGTCAGGAATGATTCCATATGTCCATACTGTGTGCTCAGAATAGCTTTAACATGAATACTCAAAACTACAGACGAAAACTCTCTTTTAAGGAAATGATCAAAGAAGAGAGTATAAGTACATCTGTATGCTTTTTCATAGTTTTTGTCACTGCTATCATCATAGTTTTTTGTCACTGCTATCACCATAGCTTTTGTCACTGCTAGTATCATCATAGTTTTTGTCACTGCTAGTATCATCATAGTTTTTGTCACTGCTATCATCATAGTTTTTGTCATAGTTTTTGTCACTGCTATCATCATAGTTTTTGTCACTGCTAGTATCATCATAGTTTTTGTCACTGCTATCATCATAGTTTTTGTCACTGCTATCATCATAGTTTTTGTCACTGCTATTAATCATAGTTTTTGTTACTGCTATCATCATAGTTTTTGTCACTGCTATCATCATAGTTTTTGTCACTGCTATTATCATAGTTTTTGTTACTGCTATCATCATAGTTTTTGTTGCTGCTAGTATCATCATAGTTTTTGTCACTGCTATCATCATAGTTTTTGTCACTGCTAGTATCATCATAGTTTTTGACACTGCTATCATCATAGTTTTTGTCACTGCTAGTATCATCATAGTTTTTGTCGCTGCTATCATCATAGTTTTTGTCGCTGCTATCATCATCATAGTTTGTGTCACTGCTAGTATCATCATAGTTTTTGTCACTGCTATCGTCATAGTTTTTGTCGCTGCTAGTATTATCATAGTTTTTGTCGCTGCTAGAATCATCGTAGTTTTTGTCACTGCTAGTATCATAGTTTTTGTCATAGTTTTTGTCACTGCTAGTATCATCATAGTTTTTGTCACTGTTAGTATCATAGTTTTTGTCACTGCTATCATCATAGTTTTTGTCGCTGCTAGTATCATCATAGTTTTTGTCACTGCTAGTATCATCATAGTTTTTGTCACTGCTAGTATCATAGTTTTTGTCACTGCTATCATCATAGTTTTTGTCACTGCTATCACCATAGTTTTTGTCACTGCTATCATCATAGTTTTTGTCACTGCTATCAGAAACTGACATGAATCTGTAACAATGCaacaagtttttttaacaaaagaagTGGACATTCAACTATAACCAGgttaattttaacattaaattttgtagtaACATGGCCTTGACCTACCAGTCACCTGACCTGAGTGGCAACAAAATCAATTCCTCACACTTCCTTTCCTATTAAGCTACCGACATACCTAGTTCCATTACAATATCTTATTCCTATTTAAACTTATAGAGTGGAAATCAGAGTCCTATTTTTAAAAACAGTGtcaaaaaattgagaaaaatacAAAAGCACAAAGTATAGTTTAAATAAACAGTTCTTAACATGTGAGAATAAATGCCCAAGATTAGAAAAGTGTTTACTAGTGATTTCTTATTTCAATAAACAACTTGGAAAACATATTAAAAGATAGTTTAGAGAattctaaaattctaaaattacCAGCTGTattaaaaatgacataatttgGCAAGATTATACATCATCCTGTCAACACATGCCTCCAGATGTGTCAGATCATTTGCATATTTCCCAGAATTCATTGGCATTCTACAATGTTTGAATTTTCTGCAATATGCCAGAGATGCCAGTCAGTGGCAGATGCATTGTTGTGGTTTTAAagcattacatgtatttaaaaaaaaaaaaaaaaaaaaaaaaaaaaaaaaaaaaaaaaaaacacacataaatgCATTGTAAAATAACAGCTATAATCCAAATTTTAATGACTTTTAGTGAaagtgaaaatcattttattaaccagtaaaagatatattttgattgGCAAACAAAATTCATCTGTTATGCAACCATAGGTTGTGTAGGTACACTTTATGAGAAAACAACCCTGAATGACATTATGGAAAATGCCTGTAATGTAACTAGAGACTATGTAAATACACCTTACATACTCTAAGGTTAGAACAAATCTCTATTCCAAAAATAACTGATGTAGTACAAACATTTCTAACAAGAATAACAAGGTATTAAGGTGCAGTCTGACATCAAAACCCTTTCTTCTTTCTCTTATTTCAAGCATTCTTACAACAGTTCatgtgttgttttatattttcaaaacaaaaacactgAACTGTAACAAAGTAACTCAGTGATAATGCCAAAATGTCCCAATGCAAGTACATTCAATCCATCTCACATTAGTTGGTGGTAGGGGGCActgggtgttgtacatttcatttcctctcatgaacaaactcaatcaaactgagtctgccaTTATTGCTTGGTTGCAAACTATACTTCCAAATGAtcatttcatagattttatttagCTTTTCAGCTCAGTTATAGAGCCCAGTCTGAAGACTCAaaaacgtgtgtgtgtgtgtgtgtgtgttttgcaAAGGTTGTTACTCTGTAGATGTTAATTTACTAAAAGTTGTATGAAATAAACAACACAGTATACAGGTATGCTGCCGTAAGGGTATATTCTTTAACTCTGTTAGTGTgcatgacattttcaaataatttttggCCAGTGTAATACTTATATCAAgcataaaacaaaaccaaacaattCAAATTCAGATTTTTTCTCCCAGTGTACAtagtacatttcaaaataaatgttaattagtttattgtaattttatAGCCCTCTGTTAAAATTCTTTTATGGTTAAAAGCAATGACATTCTGCTATTCATTtaacttaaaatacaaaaaagtatgcTCCTGGTAAATGACCAGATGATTTAAAAAAGACTTAATATTTGCTTTGTATTTAAAGTGTTCAACTTGTTTTAGCTCCTCAATATCtgaagggcctccgtggccgagtggttaaggttgctgac carries:
- the LOC123531108 gene encoding clumping factor A-like, translated to MSVSDSSDKNYDDSSDKNYGDSSDKNYDDSSDKNYDTSSDKNYDDTSSDKNYDDTSSDKNYDDSSDKNYDTNSDKNYDDTSSDKNYDKNYDTSSDKNYDDSSSDKNYDNTSSDKNYDDSSDKNYDDTSSDTNYDDDSSDKNYDDSSDKNYDDTSSDKNYDDSSVKNYDDTSSDKNYDDSSDKNYDDTSSNKNYDDSSNKNYDNSSDKNYDDSSDKNYDDSSNKNYD